The Kocuria turfanensis genome contains the following window.
CCACCACGGCGTGGCCCCGGTCCGCGGCCGCGGGCCCGCCGGCTCCCCGCAACCGGGCTTGCAGCGGCCGGAGCAGGCGCGCGAGCCGCATGCTCAGTTCTGGCTGACCCGGGCCATGGCGTCCTGGAAGAGCCCTTCCAGGGCCGGCTGCGCCACGAGGAGCAGCCCGGCCACGAGCACCGCCGACATCAGCGTCAGCATGACCCAGCCGGGGACGTCGCCACGGTCGGGGTCCTCGGCGGCGAGCCGGTCGAGGAGTCCGGTGCGGATCAGGGCGAGCACGCCGAGCAGCGCGGCCGGCCGGAGCAGGTGTTTCATGGGGTGTCCTTTCGTGGTGGTGCGGCCCGGAGCCGGGCCCGGTGGGGGTCCTCAGAAGCCGAGCTCCAGCACGGCCAGCCCCGGGTACACCGCGAACACGACGGTCAGCGGCAGCACGAAGAACACCAGGGGGACCATCATGGCGATCTCCTTGCGCCCGGCGGCCTCCATCAGCTCGCGCTTGTCGTGGTCGCGCACGTCCTGGGCCTGGGCGCGCAGGACGTCGGCCAGGGGCGTGCCGCGCTCGATCGCGACGACGATGCCGTCGACGAACCGCCCGATCGGGGCCACCGGGGTGCGCGCGGCGAAGTCCTGCAGGGCGTGCACCAGGCCGGCCCCCGACCGGGTCTGGGCCAGCACCTGGCGGAACTCCGCCGTGAGCTCGCCCTCCGCGACCCGGCACACCCGCTCCAGCGACCCCACCGCGCTCTCGCCCGCGCCCACGGACAGCGCCATGAGCTCGGCCACGGCGGGGAACTCGGCGAGCATCCTCGCCTCCCGGGCCCGGATCCGCCGGCTCAGCAGGTGGTCGCGCAGCAGGTGGCCGGCCGCCGCCGTGGCCGCCGCGGCCAGTACCCCGCCCGCGCCGCCCGTGCCCCAGCGGGCGGCGGCGGCCAGGCCCAGCAGGACGCCGATCAGCAGGCCCCCCGTCGCGAACAGCAGCTGCTCCGCGCGGAAGTCGGCCGCCGTGCCGGCGGATCCGGCGCGGGCGAGCCGCCGCTCCACCCGCGACGAGGAGCCGGCGTGCCGCACCAGCCGCCGGGCCAGGTCCCGGGCGGCGGAGCCCAGCACCGTGCTCCCCGGGTCCTGGGTCCCGGCGCGGCGCGGCCCCGGTCCGGCCAGCAGCGCGGACTCGACCTCCACCGAGCGCAGCTGCGGGGAGATCCGCGCGGCGAAGGAGGGCCCGCCGGTCACCCGGCTCCCGGTGAGCACGAGCCACAGGCCTGCGGCGAGCAGCAGGCCGAGGAGGACCAGCAGGGCCGGGGAGCCGCTCATCGCAGCACCCGCTCGGGTTCGGGCAGCGCGCCGATGCGCAGCATCAGGCGGTAGGCGAGCACGGACACGACCAGCCCGCCCAGCAGCACGAGCGCACCGGCCGGGGTGTCGTAGGCGCGGACGGCCGCGGGCTGGGTGGCCATCAGCAGCAGCACGATCCACGGGGCGGCCACGGCCAGGCGCGCGGCGTTGACGGTCCAGGACTGGCGGGCCTCCAGCTCGCCGCGGGTGCGGGCGTTCTCGCGCAGGAACTCCGAGAGGGTGCCGAGCAGCCTCCCGAGGTCGGTGCCGCCCACCTCCCGCGTCACGCGCAGCGCCTCGACGATGTTGTCCGCGACCGGGTCGGCCAGCCGGTCCTTGAGGAGCGTGAGCGAGCCCTGCAGCTGGCCCGACGCCCGGTAGTCGGCGGCGAAGCGGGCGAAGGCCGGGCGCACCGGCTCGGGGCCGCGGTACTGGAGCTGGATCAGTGCCTCCGGCAGGGACATGCCCGCGCGGATCGCCGAGCGCAGGTGGTCGACGACGTCGGGCCACACCTCCCGCAGCACCGCGGCGCGGGTGCGGGCCCGGTGCCGGACGACCGCCGCCGGGAGCCAGGCGCCGAGCAGGCCCGCGCACAGCCCGAGCACGGCCGCGCCGGTGACGGCGGCGACGAGCAGTCCGCTCAGCGCCCCGGCCCCGGCGCAGGCCGCCAGCAGCCCGGCGGGGCTGACCCGGGCCAGGTCCGCGCGCACCAGCAGCTCGCGCAGCCGCCCGATCCGGCGGCGCCGCTGCGCCCGTGGCGTCTCCTCCGCCCAGCACGACCACCAGAGCAGGAACACGCCCGCGCCCATCAGCACGCCGAGCGCGGCGCTCACCGGGCGCCCCCACGCGCTCCGTCCTCGGCGAGCAGGTCGCGCACCCGGTGCCCGGCCCGCTCGAACTTCCACGCCGCCGGGGCCTCTGCGGCCACCGCGCGCAGGCCGTCGGCCCCCTCGGCGAAGACCGGGTACGTCTCGATCACGCCGTTCTCGACCCGGTTGCCGATGCCGAGGATCTCGGTGACGCGGCGGCGGCCGTCGGCGTCCCGGTGGCAGTGCACCACGAGGTCGAAGCACGAGGCCACGGTCGGCACGACGAAGCCCGTGCTGATGTTCTCCCCCGCGAGCAGCGGCAGGGTGCAGATCTTCGTCACGGCGTCCCGGGCCGAGTTCGCGTGCAGGCTGCACATGCCGGGCAGTCCGCTGTTGAGCGCGATGAGCATGTCCAGGCTCTCGGCCTCCCGCACCTCTCCCACCACGAGGCGGTCCGGGCGCATCCGCAGTGCCTCCTTCACCAGCCGCCGCAGGGGGATCTCGCCGGTGCCCTCGAGGTTGGGCTGGCGGCACTGCATGCCCACGACGTCGCGCAGGGGCACCTGCAGCTCGAAGATCTCCTCGACGGTCACGACCCGCTCCCGCGGTCCGATCGAGGCGCACAAGCAGTTGAGGAGCGTGGTCTTCCCGGCCTGCGTGGCGCCCGAGACGAGGATGTTCAGGCCGCCGGCCACCGCCGCGTCGAGGAAGCGCGCCGCGCGGGCCGGCAGCGAGCCCAGCTCCACGAGGTCGTCGAGCCGGCGGGCCCGGGCCACGAACTTGCGGATGTTCACCGCCCAGTGCCTGCGGGTCACGTCCGGGATCACCACGTGCAGCCGGGACCCGTCCGGCAGCGCCGCGTCCACGAACGGGGAGGAGAGGTCCAGCCGGCGGCCCGAGGACTTCAGCATCCGCTCCACCAGGTTGCGGATCTGCGCCTCGGTCAGCACCAGGCTGGTCAGCTCGGACTCCCCGCCGCGGGCCGCGTAGACCTCCGCGGGGCCGTTGATCCAGATCTCCTCGATCCGGGGGTCGTCCAGCAGCGGCTGCAGCGGCCCGAACCCCGCCACGAGGTCCAGCAGCACCCGGCGGGCGGCCTGCAGGTCGGTCAGGGCCGGCAGCACCCCGCGCGCCGAGCGCTGGTCGTAGTCGCGCACCGCGGCGTCCACCAGCTCCCGGGTCCGCTCCGGCTCCAGCACCGGGTCCAGCCCCCGGCGCCGGATCAGCTCGCGCACCTCCGCCTCCACGAGCCCGAGCGCGTCCTCGGAGAGCAGTGCCGCCATGTGACCCCCTGCGCGGTGCCCGGCGCGCGATGCGCACCGGCAGCGCTCCCCCCGGAGCGCATGCACAGGAACATAGGCGAGACGACGGCACTCCCCACAACCCCGGGGCCGCCCCCTGTGGACAGCCGGCGCTGACCTGCGGTGTTGTTCCCGACTGCGAACGCACAATCCGTCGCAGGATGCGGGTGCATGAACCCTCGCGTCGGCGGCGCCGCTCTCCGCCGAGCCGCCGCGATCCGCCACGGCACGCGCCGGCGTGCGCCGCACGCCGCGGGAGCCGTAGGGTGGGCGGGCGGAGGTGCTCCGCACCGGACGTCCCCGTCCGAGATCCGCACCGAGCGCCCCCAGCACGGCGCCGCCCGGACCGCCGCCGACCGGAAGGACCGCCGTGACCCACGTGACCACCGAGCAGCACGGGGCGCGCCCCGGCGTCACCACCCGGGCCCGGGCGCTGCTGCTCGCGGCCGTCCCCTTCGCCGGGAACCTGCTCACCGGCGCCGCCGGCGCGGCCCTCGTCCGGCACGTGGGCTCCCCCGCACCGGGCACGAGGACTCCCGTGCCCCGGGACTGGCCGACGACCTTCGCCCACCGGGGCGGCGCCGAGGTCGCGCCCGAGAACACCCTCGAGGCGTTCCGGGCGGCGGCGGCCCTCGGCGACGTCGTGCTGGAGCTCGACGTGCAGGTCAGCGCCGACGGCACGGCCGTGCTGATGCACGACCTGACGGTGGACCGCACGACGGACGGGACCGGGGCGGTCGCCCTGCTGCCCACCGCGCAGCTGCAGCGCCTGGACGCCGGGCACGCGTTCACCCCGGACGGGGAGAGTTTCCCGTGGCGGGGGCGCGGGGTGCGGGTCCCCACGCTGGCGGAGGTCTACGCGTCCTTCCCGGACCACCCCGTGGCGATCGAGCTCAAGGGCAACCGCCCCGGCGCCGAGGAGGCCGTCTGGCGGACCGTCCGGGCGGCGGGCGCCCAGCACCGCACGCTGGTCGCGGCCAACCGCACCGCCTCGATCCGGCGCTTCCGGCGGGCTTCGGACGGGGCGGTCCCCACGGCGGCCGCCGTCACGGAGTTCGCGGCGTTCCGGCTGCTGTGCCTGCTGGGCCGCCAGGACCGCCACACCCCACCCTTCCAGGGCCTGCAGCCCCCGGACACCCTCCTGGGGCTGCGGGTCCTCACGCCCCGGCTGCTGCGGGCCGCCCAGCAGGCCGGCCTGCGCGTGGACGTGTGGACGATCGACCGGGAGGAGGACATGCGCCGGCTGCTGGCGTGGGGCGTGGACGGCGTCATGACCGACCGGCCGGACCTGCTCTCCCGGGTGGTCCGGGAGGCCTGACCCGTGCCGGTCAGCCGGCGGGGCGCTCCCCGGGGGAGGACGGCGCGAAGGAGCGCACCGAGGCCCGCCCGGTGTGGGCCGGAGCCGGGGCCCACGGCTGCTCCGCCTCGGTCACGGCGATGTGCCGGGCCAGCCGGGTCACGTTGACCTCCTGCTGGCGGTTGCGCAGGGCGGAGGTGGCCTGGGTGATCATGAAGACCACCACGAAGCCGTAGAGCACCAGGTCGGTGCCGCGGCCGATGCCGAAGAACTGGGCCACGCCCGTGAGCAGGTCGGGGAAGAAGATGGACAGGGCCGCGAAGATGAAGAAGGCCAGCCCGACCACCCGGCGGATCGCCTGGTGCTTGGCGTTGGCCCCGCCGCGGATCAGCGCGAGCGCGCCGTAGCCCACGGCGAGGACCAGCAGGATCTGCACGGCGTAGATCATGGGGGGCGGCTCTTCCCTTCAGTGGTGCGGTGTGCGGGCGGGTCGGGGCGGGGGCTACTTCACGAACAGCTCGGCGAGGATGTTCACGCCGTTGAGCAGCGACTGCCCCTTGGACTTCGAGTAGTCCGTGTAGATGATCTGCACCGGGTGCTCCACCCAGCGCGGCTGGATGTCCGCGAGCTGGTTGACGATCTCGGAGGCGTGGGCCATCCGGTTCTGGGTCAGCCGGATCCTCGACAGCGTGCCCCGGTCGATGGCGCGCAGCCCGTTGTGCGCGTCGGAGAGGTCCATGCCCGTGGAGAGCCGGGAGAAGAACGCCGCGGTGCGCAGCACCAGGCGCTTGAGCGCGGAGACCTGGGTGCGCCGGTCCAGGAACCGGGAGCCGAGCACGACCTCCGCCTCCCCCGAGCGGATGCGCCCGACCATGTCCCACGCGTCGACCACACGGTGCTGGCCGTCGGAGTCGAAGGTCACCACGCAGTCCATGTCCGGGTCCTGCAGGGCGTACTCGAAGCCGGTCTGCAGGGCCGCCCCCTGCCCCAGGTTGATGGGGTGCTGGACGACCACGGCGCCGGCCTCGGCGCAGATCCGGGCGGAGTCGTCGGAAGATCCGTCGTCGACGCAGACGACGTGCGGGAAGGTCCTGCGGAGCTCCCTCAGCACCTCTCCCACGACGGCCGCCTCGTTGTACACGGGCATGACGATCCACGAACGACTCACCCGGACATTCTCGCACAGCGCGCCGGACCCGCCCGTCAGGACCGGTCCCCGGCCGGGTGGCCGCTATGATCGACCCGACCCTTCCCCCCACCGTGAGGACAAGACTGTGCCCGCTGCCAGGCCGAGCTCCGCAGGACCGACGTGCTGACGGACTGGTGGCCGCACCTCCCGGCGTTCCTGGTCCTGCTGGCGTTCCTGTGGCTGCCCGGGCTGGCCCTGCTGTGGGCCTTCGGGCAGCGCGGCGGCCGGACCCTGCTGACCGCCCCGGCCTTCAGCGTCGCCGTCGTCGGGCTCACGGGAGTGGTGCTGGACCTCGTCGGCGTCCCCTACGGGGTGCTCTCCCAGGTGCTGGCCGCCGTGGTGCTGACGGGGCTGGCCTGGCTGGTGGGGCGGCTGATCCCGCGGGGCGGGCACGCGGCCGGCTCCTCCGCCGCGGTGCCCGATCCGGCAGACCCGGAGGCCCGCTTCGGCGCGCACCGCCGCTGGCTGTTCCCCGCCGGGGCCGCGGCCGGCCTCGTGATCGGCGCGGTCCTCCTGCTGCGCCGGCTGGCGTCCGTGATCGGTGCCCCGGACGCCATGGCCCAGCGCTGGGACAACATCTTCCACCTCAACGCGATCCGCTACGTCGTGGAGACGGGCAACGGCTCGACCCTGACCCTGAACCGGCTGGTGAACCCGGACAGCGCCGTCGCCCTGTACCCGGCGGCGTGGCACCAGCTGGCGTCCCTGGTGGTGCCGCTGAGCGGTGACAGCGTGCTCGTCGCCCACAACCTGACCCTGCTCGCGGTGGCCGGGGTGGTGTGGCCGGCCTCGTGCATCTTCCTCGTGCGCTGCCTCGTGGGCTCGTCCGCGGTCGCCGCCGTGGCCGCCGGCACGGCCGCCGCCGGGTTCAGCGTCTTCCCGCTGGGCCTGATGGCCTGGGGGCCGCTCTTCCCCAACATCCTCGCCCTGGCGATCGTCCCGGTCTCCCTCGGGCTGTTCGTGCGGCTGCTGGGCCCGGGGGTGACCGCGGACCGGACGGCGCGCACCCCGGACGCCGCCGGCCGGGTCCGCCTGGCCGCCAGCCTCGTGGTCACCCTCGGCGCGCTGTTCGTCTCCCAGCCCAACGCGTTCCTGGCCCTGCTCGTGGTCGCCGTGCCGCTGGCGGCCACGGCCTGGTGGCTGGGCTTCCGGGCCGCGGCCGGCGCCCGGCGGCTCGGGCCGTCGCTCGGGCTCGCGGCGGTCGCGGTCGTCGCGGTCACCGCGTGGCTGCTGCTGTGGAACGTGCTGACCACCTCGTTCGTGTGGGAGCCGTCCACCACCGTGGCGCGGGCGGCCGGCGAGGCCCTGCTCTACGGCGCCAACGGCCGGGAGGACGTTCCCTGGGTGCTCGTGGTGCTCACCGCGGCGGGGGTCTACGCGGCCGTCGCCCGGCGGAGGCTGCGCTGGCTGGTGGTCGCGCACCTGGTGCTCGTGTACCTCTACGCCGTGGCGGCCGCGGGCGAGGAGGGCCCGGCCCGGCAGTGGCTCGTGGGCGGGTGGTACACCGACTCCTACCGGCTGGCGGCCACCCTGCCCCTGACCGCGGTGCCGCTCATCGCCTTCGGGGCCGCGCACGTGGTGGCCGGTCTCGCGGCGGCCGGGACGGCGCTCGCCTCCTTCGCCGGCCGGCCCCGGGCCGCCCGTGCGGCCTACCCCGTCGCGGCGCTCGTGCTGCTGGGTCTGGCGGTGCCGTACTCCCAGGTCGAGTCGCTGACGCAGGCGACCCGCTGGGGCAAGCAGTACTACGCGTGGGAGGGCCCGGAGAGCATCCTCAACCAGGCGGAGTACGAGCTGCTGCAGGACCTCGACGAGCTCACCGAACCGGGGGACGTCATCGCGGTCAATCCCTGGAACGGCGGGTCCCTGGCCTACGCGGTCGCGGACCGGCCCGTGACCCAGTACCACGTCGAGTCGCCCGACACCGAGCTGCGCGCCCTGGACCCGGAGCTGCACGCCCTCGCCACGGGCATCGGCGACGCCGCCCCGGGCACCCCGGCCTGCGCGGCCGCCGAGGAGCTCGACGTCCGCTGGGTGCTGGACTTCGGCACCCAGTTCATCATCCCGCACGCCCAGCAGGCCCGGGACTACTCGGGCCTCAACGCCGTCGACCCCGCGGGCGCCCCCGGCCTCGCCCTCGTCGAGCGCGAGGGCCCGGCGGCGCTCTACGAGGTCGTCGGCTGCGACGCGCCCTGAGCCCGGGGCGGACGAGAACGGGCCGCCCGGCTCCGGGAGGAGCTGGGCGGCCCGTCGTCCGTGCCGGAGGACCGCGTCAGCCGGCGTTCTCCGAGGCGCGGAACTGCTCGATGACCTCGTCGATGGGTCCGTCGCTGCGGACCCGGCCGTGCTCGATCCACACCCCGCGGTCGCAGACCTTGCGGACCACGTCGAAGTCGTGGCTGACCACCAGGAGGGTCTTGCCCTCCTCCGAGAGCTCCCGGACCCGCCCCAGGCTCTTGCGCTGGAAGGGCTCGTCGCCGACCGAGAGGATCTCGTCGATGATGAAGATGTCCGGGTCGGTGAACACGGCCACGGCGAAGGCCAGGCGCAGGTACATGCCCGAGGAGTAGAACTTCACCTCGGTGTCGATGAACTGCTCGATCTCGGAGAAGGCGACGATCTGGTCGAACTTCCGGTCGATCTCCTCCTTCGTCATCCCGAGGATCGCGCCGTTGAGGTACACGTTGTCCCGGCCGGTGAGGTCCGGGTGGAAGCCGGCCCCCACCTCGATCAGCCCCGCCACGCGCCCGTTGACCTCCAGCGAGCCGCCGTCGGGGCTCATCACGCCGGAGACCAGCTTGAGGAACGTGGACTTCCCGGAGCCGTTGAGCCCCACGAGGGCCACGCTCTCGCCCGGCCGGATGCTGAGGGTGAGGTCCTCCAGGGCGCGGAAGCGGTTGGAGATGTCCTGGCGCCGGCCCCGCGCGAGCCACATCACCGTCTCCTTGAGGGAGCGGGCGTGGCGCAGCGAGAACTCCTTGGCCAGGTGCCGGGCGACCACGGCGGGCTCGGCCGGCGGGACGGTGCGGTCAGTGCTCATCGTCACAGCTCCTGCGCGAACCGGCCCTCGAGCCGGCGGAAGGTCAGGTCGCCCAGGAACATGATCACCGCGACCACGACCAGCGCGGCGGGCGTCCACAGGGAGAACAGGTTCGGCGGCACCGCGTGGGCGCCGGGGCTGGTGGTCGGCAGCCAGAACGCCGCGTGGGAGAGCTCCACGGCCACGGTCAGCGGGTTGAGCATGAACCCGGCGAACCACACCGGGCCCAGCACGTCGCGCACCATCGTCCACGCGTAGAGCACCGGGGCGGACCAGGTGCTGACCATCACGATCAGGTCCACGAAGTTCTCGGCGTCGCGGAAGAAGACGTTCGCCGCGCCGAAGACCATGCCCAGCCCCGCCCCCAGCAGGCCCACGATGAGCAGCGCGGCGGGGACGGCCAGCAGGGAGATCCAGGTGGGCGACCAGCCCACGATCAGGCACGCCACGAGCATCACCACCAGCTGCGGGAGCAGGTGCACCCCGGCCACCCACACGGAGGCCACCGGGAACATCTGCCGCGGCAGGTAGATCTTCTTGATCAGGCTGGCGTTGGCCACGATGGAGCGGGCGGCGTTGCCGAAGGACTCCGAGAAGAAGTTGATCAGGATGATCCCGGAGAACAGGTAGACGGCGTAGTTCTCCATCCCCCGCTCCAGGCCCAGGAAGATGCCCAGCGCCACGTAGAAGACCACGAACTGGATGCCGGGCTTCACGTAGGACCACAGCAGCCCCAGGATCGTGCCGCGGTAGCGGATCTGCAGCTCCTTGTCGACCAGCAGCTTCAGCAGGTAGCGCTGCCGGAAGACCGCCGGCAGCCCCGTCCCGGGGGACGGCCTCCGGACGACCGTGGGCGCTGCCATCAGACGCCGATCTCCGAGTGCTCGCGGAAGGTCGCCTCCCACGCCTCCATGGAGGTCACCTCCGGCAGGGCCTCCCGGTAGCGCCGGGAGAGCTCCGGCCAGCGCAGGGCCAGCTGCGCGTGCAGCCGCAGGGACTCGGCCAGCAGGGCCCGGGCCTCCCGGGGCGAGCGCTTGTACCAGGTGTAGCCGGTGCCGTCCGAGGCCGAGACCAGGGCGCTGTCGTAGCGGGTGAGCCGCCACCAGCGGGCGTCCTGGTAGGGCAGGTGCACCTGCGGGTGCTGGTCCGCCTCGTCCTTGGGGCGCACCGCGAGGTGGCGCACCAGGGCGGACG
Protein-coding sequences here:
- a CDS encoding glycerophosphodiester phosphodiesterase, whose product is MTHVTTEQHGARPGVTTRARALLLAAVPFAGNLLTGAAGAALVRHVGSPAPGTRTPVPRDWPTTFAHRGGAEVAPENTLEAFRAAAALGDVVLELDVQVSADGTAVLMHDLTVDRTTDGTGAVALLPTAQLQRLDAGHAFTPDGESFPWRGRGVRVPTLAEVYASFPDHPVAIELKGNRPGAEEAVWRTVRAAGAQHRTLVAANRTASIRRFRRASDGAVPTAAAVTEFAAFRLLCLLGRQDRHTPPFQGLQPPDTLLGLRVLTPRLLRAAQQAGLRVDVWTIDREEDMRRLLAWGVDGVMTDRPDLLSRVVREA
- a CDS encoding CpaF family protein, with translation MAALLSEDALGLVEAEVRELIRRRGLDPVLEPERTRELVDAAVRDYDQRSARGVLPALTDLQAARRVLLDLVAGFGPLQPLLDDPRIEEIWINGPAEVYAARGGESELTSLVLTEAQIRNLVERMLKSSGRRLDLSSPFVDAALPDGSRLHVVIPDVTRRHWAVNIRKFVARARRLDDLVELGSLPARAARFLDAAVAGGLNILVSGATQAGKTTLLNCLCASIGPRERVVTVEEIFELQVPLRDVVGMQCRQPNLEGTGEIPLRRLVKEALRMRPDRLVVGEVREAESLDMLIALNSGLPGMCSLHANSARDAVTKICTLPLLAGENISTGFVVPTVASCFDLVVHCHRDADGRRRVTEILGIGNRVENGVIETYPVFAEGADGLRAVAAEAPAAWKFERAGHRVRDLLAEDGARGGAR
- a CDS encoding DUF2304 domain-containing protein; translated protein: MIYAVQILLVLAVGYGALALIRGGANAKHQAIRRVVGLAFFIFAALSIFFPDLLTGVAQFFGIGRGTDLVLYGFVVVFMITQATSALRNRQQEVNVTRLARHIAVTEAEQPWAPAPAHTGRASVRSFAPSSPGERPAG
- a CDS encoding ABC transporter permease, whose translation is MAAPTVVRRPSPGTGLPAVFRQRYLLKLLVDKELQIRYRGTILGLLWSYVKPGIQFVVFYVALGIFLGLERGMENYAVYLFSGIILINFFSESFGNAARSIVANASLIKKIYLPRQMFPVASVWVAGVHLLPQLVVMLVACLIVGWSPTWISLLAVPAALLIVGLLGAGLGMVFGAANVFFRDAENFVDLIVMVSTWSAPVLYAWTMVRDVLGPVWFAGFMLNPLTVAVELSHAAFWLPTTSPGAHAVPPNLFSLWTPAALVVVAVIMFLGDLTFRRLEGRFAQEL
- a CDS encoding DUF6541 family protein gives rise to the protein MLTDWWPHLPAFLVLLAFLWLPGLALLWAFGQRGGRTLLTAPAFSVAVVGLTGVVLDLVGVPYGVLSQVLAAVVLTGLAWLVGRLIPRGGHAAGSSAAVPDPADPEARFGAHRRWLFPAGAAAGLVIGAVLLLRRLASVIGAPDAMAQRWDNIFHLNAIRYVVETGNGSTLTLNRLVNPDSAVALYPAAWHQLASLVVPLSGDSVLVAHNLTLLAVAGVVWPASCIFLVRCLVGSSAVAAVAAGTAAAGFSVFPLGLMAWGPLFPNILALAIVPVSLGLFVRLLGPGVTADRTARTPDAAGRVRLAASLVVTLGALFVSQPNAFLALLVVAVPLAATAWWLGFRAAAGARRLGPSLGLAAVAVVAVTAWLLLWNVLTTSFVWEPSTTVARAAGEALLYGANGREDVPWVLVVLTAAGVYAAVARRRLRWLVVAHLVLVYLYAVAAAGEEGPARQWLVGGWYTDSYRLAATLPLTAVPLIAFGAAHVVAGLAAAGTALASFAGRPRAARAAYPVAALVLLGLAVPYSQVESLTQATRWGKQYYAWEGPESILNQAEYELLQDLDELTEPGDVIAVNPWNGGSLAYAVADRPVTQYHVESPDTELRALDPELHALATGIGDAAPGTPACAAAEELDVRWVLDFGTQFIIPHAQQARDYSGLNAVDPAGAPGLALVEREGPAALYEVVGCDAP
- a CDS encoding glycosyltransferase family 2 protein: MSRSWIVMPVYNEAAVVGEVLRELRRTFPHVVCVDDGSSDDSARICAEAGAVVVQHPINLGQGAALQTGFEYALQDPDMDCVVTFDSDGQHRVVDAWDMVGRIRSGEAEVVLGSRFLDRRTQVSALKRLVLRTAAFFSRLSTGMDLSDAHNGLRAIDRGTLSRIRLTQNRMAHASEIVNQLADIQPRWVEHPVQIIYTDYSKSKGQSLLNGVNILAELFVK
- a CDS encoding type II secretion system F family protein codes for the protein MSGSPALLVLLGLLLAAGLWLVLTGSRVTGGPSFAARISPQLRSVEVESALLAGPGPRRAGTQDPGSTVLGSAARDLARRLVRHAGSSSRVERRLARAGSAGTAADFRAEQLLFATGGLLIGVLLGLAAAARWGTGGAGGVLAAAATAAAGHLLRDHLLSRRIRAREARMLAEFPAVAELMALSVGAGESAVGSLERVCRVAEGELTAEFRQVLAQTRSGAGLVHALQDFAARTPVAPIGRFVDGIVVAIERGTPLADVLRAQAQDVRDHDKRELMEAAGRKEIAMMVPLVFFVLPLTVVFAVYPGLAVLELGF
- a CDS encoding ABC transporter ATP-binding protein; the protein is MSTDRTVPPAEPAVVARHLAKEFSLRHARSLKETVMWLARGRRQDISNRFRALEDLTLSIRPGESVALVGLNGSGKSTFLKLVSGVMSPDGGSLEVNGRVAGLIEVGAGFHPDLTGRDNVYLNGAILGMTKEEIDRKFDQIVAFSEIEQFIDTEVKFYSSGMYLRLAFAVAVFTDPDIFIIDEILSVGDEPFQRKSLGRVRELSEEGKTLLVVSHDFDVVRKVCDRGVWIEHGRVRSDGPIDEVIEQFRASENAG
- a CDS encoding type II secretion system F family protein — translated: MSAALGVLMGAGVFLLWWSCWAEETPRAQRRRRIGRLRELLVRADLARVSPAGLLAACAGAGALSGLLVAAVTGAAVLGLCAGLLGAWLPAAVVRHRARTRAAVLREVWPDVVDHLRSAIRAGMSLPEALIQLQYRGPEPVRPAFARFAADYRASGQLQGSLTLLKDRLADPVADNIVEALRVTREVGGTDLGRLLGTLSEFLRENARTRGELEARQSWTVNAARLAVAAPWIVLLLMATQPAAVRAYDTPAGALVLLGGLVVSVLAYRLMLRIGALPEPERVLR